One genomic segment of Nonomuraea sp. NBC_00507 includes these proteins:
- a CDS encoding PP2C family protein-serine/threonine phosphatase: protein MRTHAAAQLIGDRSHQCDATATYTHGATRAYALLDGIGSSDAVRVWTHTTARRLARAAAIRDSAEAGLRAVHAVAAAERARRRTPSAVAVVAVAAPGQRLQIAWCGDARAYLLTGDRLWRLTKDHNKRQVLIDLGRTPDPYDRNTVTSYLGDTCDEPQIGTCTVPQRGRLLLASDGAYEPLEDAGEDLADYLAGSPRRAARTLTAAAIEFAPSHADNATTLVADLGAPGR, encoded by the coding sequence ATGCGCACCCACGCCGCCGCTCAGCTCATCGGCGACCGCAGCCACCAGTGCGACGCCACCGCCACCTACACCCACGGCGCCACCCGCGCCTACGCCCTGCTCGACGGCATCGGCAGCAGCGACGCCGTCCGCGTCTGGACCCACACCACCGCCCGCCGGCTGGCCCGCGCGGCCGCCATACGCGACAGCGCCGAAGCGGGCCTGCGCGCCGTGCACGCCGTGGCCGCCGCCGAGCGCGCCCGCCGAAGAACACCATCCGCCGTGGCGGTCGTCGCCGTCGCCGCCCCCGGCCAGCGCCTGCAGATCGCCTGGTGCGGCGACGCACGCGCCTACCTGCTCACCGGCGACCGGCTGTGGCGCCTGACCAAGGACCACAACAAGCGCCAGGTCCTCATCGACCTCGGTCGCACGCCCGACCCCTACGACCGCAACACCGTCACCTCCTACCTCGGCGACACGTGCGACGAGCCCCAGATCGGCACCTGCACGGTCCCGCAGCGCGGGCGACTCCTGCTGGCCTCCGACGGCGCCTACGAGCCCCTGGAAGACGCCGGCGAGGACCTCGCCGACTACCTGGCCGGCTCCCCGCGCCGGGCCGCCCGCACCCTCACCGCCGCCGCGATCGAGTTCGCCCCCAGCCACGCCGACAACGCCACCACCCTGGTCGCCGACCTCGGCGCGCCGGGCCGGTGA